One genomic segment of Sminthopsis crassicaudata isolate SCR6 chromosome 4, ASM4859323v1, whole genome shotgun sequence includes these proteins:
- the MINDY1 gene encoding ubiquitin carboxyl-terminal hydrolase MINDY-1 isoform X2 — protein MENTQPGQPSPDEIKTPEADIPENKEVLSESELDPKDKDAQDTKGTDGGQEVIDQVSLLTEDKDNLESPPPEDGPQQPEPVLGTQPSAEAVKVEPNPQELPQSPSNHQHETDFYCVKWIPWKGERTPIITQSTNGPCPLLAIMNILFLQWKVKLAPQKEMITSDELMAHLGDCLLSIKPQEKSEALQLNFQQNVDDAMTVLPKLATGLDVNVRFTGVSDFEYTPECSVFDLLGIPLYHGWLVDPQSPEAVSAVGKLSYNQLVEKIITCKHSNDTNLVTEGLIAEQFLEVTAAQLTYHGLCELTAAAKEGELSVFFRNNHFSTMIKHKSHLYLLVTDQGFLQEEQVVWESLHNVDGDSCFCDSDFHLSHALGKETGAGNGAQSQETQRQVDQDYMIALSLQQQQQQATLGLSDLELARQLQQEEYQQQQAQPAPPRAPSPQG, from the exons ATGGAGAACACTCAGCCTGGCCAACCATCCCCTGATGAGATCAAAACTCCAGAAGCAGATATTCCTGAAAATAAAGAAGTCCTGTCAGAGTCAGAGTTGGACCCTAAAGACAAAGATGCTCAGGATACTAAGGGTACAGATGGAGGGCAAGAAGTAATAGACCAAGTCTCACTGCTCACCGAAGACAAGGATAACTTGGAATCACCGCCTCCAGAAGATGGTCCACAACAACCAGAGCCAGTTCTAGGGACCCAGCCTTCAGCAGAGGCAGTGAAGGTGGAACCCAACCCTCAGGAGCTTCCCCAGTCTCCTTCAAACCATCAGCATGAGACTGACTTCTACTGTGTGAAGTGGATTCCCTGGAAGGGGGAACGGACACCCATTATCACTCAAAGCACCAATGGGCCTTGTCCACTGCTTGCCATCATGAACATCCTTTTTCTTCAGTGGaag GTGAAGCTGGCCCCTCAAAAGGAAATGATTACTTCAGATGAGCTAATGGCACACCTTG GAGACTGCCTACTATCCATCAAGCCACAAGAGAAGTCAGAAGCACTACAGCTAAACTTTCAACAG AATGTGGACGATGCCATGACAGTACTACCCAAACTGGCCACGGGTCTGGATGTCAATGTGCGCTTCACAGGCGTCTCTGATTTTGAATATACACCCGAGTGCAGTGTCTTTGATCTCCTCGGAATTCCCCTTTACCACGGTTGGCTGGTGGATCCCCAg AGCCCTGAGGCTGTGAGCGCAGTTGGTAAACTGAGCTACAACCAGCTGGTGGAGAAGATCATCACCTGTAAGCACTCAAATGATACCAACCTTGTGACAGAAG GCCTAATCGCAGAGCAGTTCCTGGAAGTGACGGCAGCACAGCTGACATACCATGGACTGTGTGAGCTGACCGCGGCGGCCAAGGAAGGAGAACTCAGCGTCTTTTTTCGAAACAATCACTTTAGCACTATGATCAAACATAAG AGTCATCTCTACCTGCTGGTCACCGATCAGGGCTTTCTGCAGGAAGAACAGGTGGTTTGGGAGAGCTTGCACAATGTGGATGGAGACAGCTGCTTCTGTGACTCGGACTTCCACCTGAGCCATGCTCTGGGCAAGGAGACTGGGGCTGGCAACGGGGCTCAATCTCAGGAGACACAACGACAAGTGGATCAG gattaTATGATTGCCCTGTCTCtccagcaacaacagcaacaagccACTTTGGGTCTCAGTGATCTGGAACTAGCCAGGCAGCTGCAACAGGAGGAATACCAGCAACAGCAGGCCCAGCCTGCGCCACCCCGTGCCCCTTCCCCACAG GGTTGA
- the CERS2 gene encoding ceramide synthase 2 isoform X1, whose product MGMLQTLYDYFWWERLWLPVNLTWADLEDRDGRIYAKASDLYITLPLALLFLIIRYFFEIYVATPLAALLNVKEKTRLRASPNPTLENFYSTSGKHPKQAEVELLSRQSGLSSRQVERWFRRRRNQDRPSLLKKFREASWRFTFYLVAFIAGMAVIVDKPWFYDMKEVWKGYPIQSTIPSQYWYYMIELSFYWSLLFSIASDVKRKDFKEQVIHHVATIILISFSWFANYIRAGTLIMALHDSSDYLLESAKMFNYAGWKNTCNTIFIVFAIVFIITRLVILPFWIMHCTIVYPLQLYPAFFGYYFFNSMMGVLQVLHIFWAYLILRMAHKFVTGKLVEDERSDREETESSEGDEAITSGGTKSHHLANGHPILNNNHRKND is encoded by the exons Atggg GATGCTGCAGACCCTCTATGATTACTTCTGGTGGGAGCGATTGTGGCTACCTGTGAACCTGACCTGGGCTGACCTGGAGGACCGCGATGGGCGCATCTACGCCAAGGCTTCTGACCTTTACATCACTCTGCCCCTGGCTCTGCTCTTCCTTATTATCAGATACTTCTTCGAGAT TTATGTGGCTACCCCGCTGGCTGCCCTCCTAAATGTGAAGGAGAAGACCCGACTTCGAGCATCCCCCAACCCAACTCTGGAGAACTTCTACTCTACCAGTGGCAAACACCCCAAACAG GCAGAGGTGGAGCTCTTGTCCCGGCAGAGCGGTCTCTCTAGCCGTCAGGTGGAGCGATGGTTCCGGAGACGCCGAAATCAGGACCGCCCCAGTCTGCTCAAGAAGTTCCGGGAGGCCAG TTGGAGATTCACCTTTTATCTCGTTGCCTTCATTGCCGGCATGGCTGTCATCGTGGAT AAACCTTGGTTCTATGACATGAAAGAAGTATGGAAAGGTTATCCCATCCAG tCTACCATCCCTTCCCAATACTGGTATTACATGATAGAACTCTCCTTCTACTGGTCCCTACTCTTCAGTATTGCTTCTGATGTGAAACGAAAG GATTTCAAGGAACAGGTGATCCACCATGTGGCCACCATCATACTCATCAGCTTCTCCTGGTTTGCCAACTACATCCGGGCCGGGACACTCATCATGGCTCTCCATGACTCCTCTGACTACCTGCTGGAG TCAGCCAAGATGTTTAACTACGCTGGATGGAAAAACACGTGCAACACTATCTTCATTGTCTTCGCCATTGTCTTCATCATCACTCGACTGGTCATCTTGCCCTTCTG GATCATGCACTGCACAATAGTGTACCCTCTGCAGCTGTATCCTGCCTTTTTTGGATATTATTTCTTCAACTCCATGATGGGTGTACTGCAAGTGCTGCATATCTTCTGGGCCTACCTCATCCTTCGCATGGCCCACAAATTTGTAACTGGAAAG CTGGTAGAAGATGAGCGCAGTGATCGGGAAGAGACGGAAAGCTCTGAGGGCGACGAGGCCATCACCAGTGGGGGAACAAAGAGCCATCATCTAGCCAACGGTCACCCCATCCTTAACAATAACCACAGAAAAAATGACTGA
- the ANXA9 gene encoding annexin A9 isoform X2, with the protein MSVSNQRMESSLVHEILSHLGLANKTAAWGTLGTLRPYLSFNVDKDVQRLLEAIAGQGVDQGTIVNVLTNRNGEQRQLIARAFQERTQQDLLKSLQAALSGSLEKVVVALLKPAAQYDAHELRAALKDLSSAEDVGVEILSTRSPPQLQECLTVYKRDFQVDIEDDMRSETSGLLRDLLLTLAKGTRESYSGIKDYNLAEQDVQTLHEPGETGTGATWITIFTQRNTEHLNRVFDEYQRHNGQEIEEGIRTRFHGNAQTALLTLASVIRNTPLYFAEKLHQALQGAEPNYQVLTRILISRSETDLLSIRAEFKKKFGKSLYSSLQEAMRGDCRSALLALCRAEDI; encoded by the exons ATGTCTGTGAGCAATCAAAGGATGGAGTCATCCCTGGTCCATGAGATCCTCAGCCACCTGGGCTTGGCCAACAAG ACTGCAGCTTGGGGTACCTTGGGGactctgaggccatatttgagctTCAACGTGGACAAGGATGTACAACGGTTGCTGGAAGCTATTGCAGGCCAAG GTGTGGATCAGGGCACCATAGTGAATGTGCTGACCAACCGGAATGGTGAACAAAGGCAGCTTATTGCCCGAGCCTTCCAGGAGCGCACCCAGCAG GACTTACTGAAATCCCTGCAGGCAGCTCTTTCTGGAAGCTTGGAGAAGGTTGTGGTAGCGCTACTGAAGCCTGCAGCCCAATATGATGCCCATGAACTAAGGGCGGCACTGAAG GATCTAAGTTCTGCTGAGGATGTAGGAGTGGAAATCCTTTCTACACGGTCCCCACCCCAGCTACAGGAGTGTCTGACTGTCTACAAACGTG ATTTTCAGGTAGACATTGAAGATGATATGAGGTCAGAGACAAGTGGCCTCCTGAGGGATCTGCTGCTAACATTGGCTAAG GGTACCCGCGAGAGCTATTCGGGGATAAAGGATTACAACCTAGCAGAACAGGATGTACAG ACATTACATGAGCCTGGAGAAACAGGCACAGGGGCAACTTGGATCACTATTTTTACCCAACGAAATACTGAACACCTCAACCGAG TATTTGATGAATACCAGAGACATAATGGTCAGGAGATAGAGGAGGGCATCCGGACCCGTTTTCATGGAAATGCCCAGACTGCTCTTCTCACCCTAG CCTCCGTGATCAGGAACACTCCACTGTACTTTGCTGAAAAACTCCACCAGGCTCTCCAG GGAGCTGAGCCAAACTACCAAGTCTTGACGCGCATCCTCATCTCTCGAAGCGAGACTGACCTTCTAAGCATAAGAGCAGAGTTCAAGAAGAAGTTTGGAAAGTCCCTCTATTCATCTCTCCAG GAGGCCATGAGAGGGGACTGCCGGTCAGCTTTACTGGCCCTATGCAGGGCTGAAGACATTTGA
- the MINDY1 gene encoding ubiquitin carboxyl-terminal hydrolase MINDY-1 isoform X1 has translation MENTQPGQPSPDEIKTPEADIPENKEVLSESELDPKDKDAQDTKGTDGGQEVIDQVSLLTEDKDNLESPPPEDGPQQPEPVLGTQPSAEAVKVEPNPQELPQSPSNHQHETDFYCVKWIPWKGERTPIITQSTNGPCPLLAIMNILFLQWKVKLAPQKEMITSDELMAHLGDCLLSIKPQEKSEALQLNFQQNVDDAMTVLPKLATGLDVNVRFTGVSDFEYTPECSVFDLLGIPLYHGWLVDPQSPEAVSAVGKLSYNQLVEKIITCKHSNDTNLVTEGLIAEQFLEVTAAQLTYHGLCELTAAAKEGELSVFFRNNHFSTMIKHKSHLYLLVTDQGFLQEEQVVWESLHNVDGDSCFCDSDFHLSHALGKETGAGNGAQSQETQRQVDQDYMIALSLQQQQQQATLGLSDLELARQLQQEEYQQQQAQPAPPRAPSPQERGASSGRPAGERRQRSKQESDCVLL, from the exons ATGGAGAACACTCAGCCTGGCCAACCATCCCCTGATGAGATCAAAACTCCAGAAGCAGATATTCCTGAAAATAAAGAAGTCCTGTCAGAGTCAGAGTTGGACCCTAAAGACAAAGATGCTCAGGATACTAAGGGTACAGATGGAGGGCAAGAAGTAATAGACCAAGTCTCACTGCTCACCGAAGACAAGGATAACTTGGAATCACCGCCTCCAGAAGATGGTCCACAACAACCAGAGCCAGTTCTAGGGACCCAGCCTTCAGCAGAGGCAGTGAAGGTGGAACCCAACCCTCAGGAGCTTCCCCAGTCTCCTTCAAACCATCAGCATGAGACTGACTTCTACTGTGTGAAGTGGATTCCCTGGAAGGGGGAACGGACACCCATTATCACTCAAAGCACCAATGGGCCTTGTCCACTGCTTGCCATCATGAACATCCTTTTTCTTCAGTGGaag GTGAAGCTGGCCCCTCAAAAGGAAATGATTACTTCAGATGAGCTAATGGCACACCTTG GAGACTGCCTACTATCCATCAAGCCACAAGAGAAGTCAGAAGCACTACAGCTAAACTTTCAACAG AATGTGGACGATGCCATGACAGTACTACCCAAACTGGCCACGGGTCTGGATGTCAATGTGCGCTTCACAGGCGTCTCTGATTTTGAATATACACCCGAGTGCAGTGTCTTTGATCTCCTCGGAATTCCCCTTTACCACGGTTGGCTGGTGGATCCCCAg AGCCCTGAGGCTGTGAGCGCAGTTGGTAAACTGAGCTACAACCAGCTGGTGGAGAAGATCATCACCTGTAAGCACTCAAATGATACCAACCTTGTGACAGAAG GCCTAATCGCAGAGCAGTTCCTGGAAGTGACGGCAGCACAGCTGACATACCATGGACTGTGTGAGCTGACCGCGGCGGCCAAGGAAGGAGAACTCAGCGTCTTTTTTCGAAACAATCACTTTAGCACTATGATCAAACATAAG AGTCATCTCTACCTGCTGGTCACCGATCAGGGCTTTCTGCAGGAAGAACAGGTGGTTTGGGAGAGCTTGCACAATGTGGATGGAGACAGCTGCTTCTGTGACTCGGACTTCCACCTGAGCCATGCTCTGGGCAAGGAGACTGGGGCTGGCAACGGGGCTCAATCTCAGGAGACACAACGACAAGTGGATCAG gattaTATGATTGCCCTGTCTCtccagcaacaacagcaacaagccACTTTGGGTCTCAGTGATCTGGAACTAGCCAGGCAGCTGCAACAGGAGGAATACCAGCAACAGCAGGCCCAGCCTGCGCCACCCCGTGCCCCTTCCCCACAG GAGAGAGGAGCTTCATCTGGACGTCCAGCTGGAGAACGTAGGCAGCGGTCAAAGCAGGAGTCAGACTGTGTCCTTCTATAG
- the CERS2 gene encoding ceramide synthase 2 isoform X2, whose product MLQTLYDYFWWERLWLPVNLTWADLEDRDGRIYAKASDLYITLPLALLFLIIRYFFEIYVATPLAALLNVKEKTRLRASPNPTLENFYSTSGKHPKQAEVELLSRQSGLSSRQVERWFRRRRNQDRPSLLKKFREASWRFTFYLVAFIAGMAVIVDKPWFYDMKEVWKGYPIQSTIPSQYWYYMIELSFYWSLLFSIASDVKRKDFKEQVIHHVATIILISFSWFANYIRAGTLIMALHDSSDYLLESAKMFNYAGWKNTCNTIFIVFAIVFIITRLVILPFWIMHCTIVYPLQLYPAFFGYYFFNSMMGVLQVLHIFWAYLILRMAHKFVTGKLVEDERSDREETESSEGDEAITSGGTKSHHLANGHPILNNNHRKND is encoded by the exons ATGCTGCAGACCCTCTATGATTACTTCTGGTGGGAGCGATTGTGGCTACCTGTGAACCTGACCTGGGCTGACCTGGAGGACCGCGATGGGCGCATCTACGCCAAGGCTTCTGACCTTTACATCACTCTGCCCCTGGCTCTGCTCTTCCTTATTATCAGATACTTCTTCGAGAT TTATGTGGCTACCCCGCTGGCTGCCCTCCTAAATGTGAAGGAGAAGACCCGACTTCGAGCATCCCCCAACCCAACTCTGGAGAACTTCTACTCTACCAGTGGCAAACACCCCAAACAG GCAGAGGTGGAGCTCTTGTCCCGGCAGAGCGGTCTCTCTAGCCGTCAGGTGGAGCGATGGTTCCGGAGACGCCGAAATCAGGACCGCCCCAGTCTGCTCAAGAAGTTCCGGGAGGCCAG TTGGAGATTCACCTTTTATCTCGTTGCCTTCATTGCCGGCATGGCTGTCATCGTGGAT AAACCTTGGTTCTATGACATGAAAGAAGTATGGAAAGGTTATCCCATCCAG tCTACCATCCCTTCCCAATACTGGTATTACATGATAGAACTCTCCTTCTACTGGTCCCTACTCTTCAGTATTGCTTCTGATGTGAAACGAAAG GATTTCAAGGAACAGGTGATCCACCATGTGGCCACCATCATACTCATCAGCTTCTCCTGGTTTGCCAACTACATCCGGGCCGGGACACTCATCATGGCTCTCCATGACTCCTCTGACTACCTGCTGGAG TCAGCCAAGATGTTTAACTACGCTGGATGGAAAAACACGTGCAACACTATCTTCATTGTCTTCGCCATTGTCTTCATCATCACTCGACTGGTCATCTTGCCCTTCTG GATCATGCACTGCACAATAGTGTACCCTCTGCAGCTGTATCCTGCCTTTTTTGGATATTATTTCTTCAACTCCATGATGGGTGTACTGCAAGTGCTGCATATCTTCTGGGCCTACCTCATCCTTCGCATGGCCCACAAATTTGTAACTGGAAAG CTGGTAGAAGATGAGCGCAGTGATCGGGAAGAGACGGAAAGCTCTGAGGGCGACGAGGCCATCACCAGTGGGGGAACAAAGAGCCATCATCTAGCCAACGGTCACCCCATCCTTAACAATAACCACAGAAAAAATGACTGA
- the ANXA9 gene encoding annexin A9 isoform X1: MVEAGEEKEGSGHFCGAVNNIMSVSNQRMESSLVHEILSHLGLANKTAAWGTLGTLRPYLSFNVDKDVQRLLEAIAGQGVDQGTIVNVLTNRNGEQRQLIARAFQERTQQDLLKSLQAALSGSLEKVVVALLKPAAQYDAHELRAALKDLSSAEDVGVEILSTRSPPQLQECLTVYKRDFQVDIEDDMRSETSGLLRDLLLTLAKGTRESYSGIKDYNLAEQDVQTLHEPGETGTGATWITIFTQRNTEHLNRVFDEYQRHNGQEIEEGIRTRFHGNAQTALLTLASVIRNTPLYFAEKLHQALQGAEPNYQVLTRILISRSETDLLSIRAEFKKKFGKSLYSSLQEAMRGDCRSALLALCRAEDI, from the exons ATGGTAGAAgcaggggaggaaaaggaaggcagTGGCCATTTTTGTGGAG CTGTCAACAACATCATGTCTGTGAGCAATCAAAGGATGGAGTCATCCCTGGTCCATGAGATCCTCAGCCACCTGGGCTTGGCCAACAAG ACTGCAGCTTGGGGTACCTTGGGGactctgaggccatatttgagctTCAACGTGGACAAGGATGTACAACGGTTGCTGGAAGCTATTGCAGGCCAAG GTGTGGATCAGGGCACCATAGTGAATGTGCTGACCAACCGGAATGGTGAACAAAGGCAGCTTATTGCCCGAGCCTTCCAGGAGCGCACCCAGCAG GACTTACTGAAATCCCTGCAGGCAGCTCTTTCTGGAAGCTTGGAGAAGGTTGTGGTAGCGCTACTGAAGCCTGCAGCCCAATATGATGCCCATGAACTAAGGGCGGCACTGAAG GATCTAAGTTCTGCTGAGGATGTAGGAGTGGAAATCCTTTCTACACGGTCCCCACCCCAGCTACAGGAGTGTCTGACTGTCTACAAACGTG ATTTTCAGGTAGACATTGAAGATGATATGAGGTCAGAGACAAGTGGCCTCCTGAGGGATCTGCTGCTAACATTGGCTAAG GGTACCCGCGAGAGCTATTCGGGGATAAAGGATTACAACCTAGCAGAACAGGATGTACAG ACATTACATGAGCCTGGAGAAACAGGCACAGGGGCAACTTGGATCACTATTTTTACCCAACGAAATACTGAACACCTCAACCGAG TATTTGATGAATACCAGAGACATAATGGTCAGGAGATAGAGGAGGGCATCCGGACCCGTTTTCATGGAAATGCCCAGACTGCTCTTCTCACCCTAG CCTCCGTGATCAGGAACACTCCACTGTACTTTGCTGAAAAACTCCACCAGGCTCTCCAG GGAGCTGAGCCAAACTACCAAGTCTTGACGCGCATCCTCATCTCTCGAAGCGAGACTGACCTTCTAAGCATAAGAGCAGAGTTCAAGAAGAAGTTTGGAAAGTCCCTCTATTCATCTCTCCAG GAGGCCATGAGAGGGGACTGCCGGTCAGCTTTACTGGCCCTATGCAGGGCTGAAGACATTTGA